ACACGGCGAGCGACGGGTCCTGGAGGGTGGGGCTCGACAGCTCGTGGTCGAACGACGCCGCCATGCCCTCGAAGCCGTCCTCCTCCCAGATGTTGACGACCTCGGGCCACCGCCCCGTGCTGCCCACCGTCCCGAACACGCCGTAGCAGAGCTGGCCGCGCTCCTCGCGCGCCTGCGGGCTCCAGTTCGCGGTGGCGTGGTGCATGTAGCGCGCGCGGTTCGGCCCGAGGATGTCGACGAACTCGTGGATGTACAGCTTCTGGTTGCCCATGCGTTCTCCCGCGCGCGAGTATGCCATGCGCGTTCGCGCGCGGGCGTACGGCGACGTGGCCCGTATGACCGTGCGCCGCGCGTTCGTGCGACGGCCGCGTCCCCGCGACGCGCCGATCGCGAGGAGGAGCGATGACGGTTCCCTTCTGGTGCGTGCTGGTCGGATGCGTGCTGCCCTACCTGCTCGCCGGCACGTCCGGCTACTACAAGACGAAGCAGCTCGGCTCGCTCGACAACCACTACCCGCGCGCGCAGTCGGCGCGACTCACGGGAGCGGGCGCGCGCGTCGTCGCGGCGCAGGAGAACGCGTGGGAGGCGATCGCCGTCTTCG
This genomic interval from Myxococcota bacterium contains the following:
- a CDS encoding MAPEG family protein; the protein is MTVPFWCVLVGCVLPYLLAGTSGYYKTKQLGSLDNHYPRAQSARLTGAGARVVAAQENAWEAIAVFAPAVVVNHLAGGDAGTASALALGWVGARLLHAVFYVSDLDKLRSLAFLVALVCAVGLFVTAA